The bacterium genome segment GGTCTTCGAGGCGCGGATCGAGGAATCGTCGGGCGTCCGAGACGGTCGCGTACCCGCGGCGGCGCAGGAGCGCCGCCGTGAGCGGATGGATCCCCAGCGCACCAGCGAGGTCCCCCGCGGCATCGTCAGACGGCGCGATTACCCATGTGGGCGTACCCATCTTGTTACCATTATATCGCTCGGGGGAAGGACGAGACCCTCAGGGCCTGCGCGGCTCTCCGGCAGGACTTCCCGTCATGGGCGTCACCGAGGCCCCGCCGCCGAGCGACGGCGGCACCTCTCGGGCCTCGTGCGCGCGGACGCTCTCGCGTAGGGCGCGGATCTGCCGCATCTGGTGGGTGTGATGGGCGAGCGATCCCACATATGTCAGCAGCGCTCCGAGCACCCCGGCACCGACAATGATCATGCCGAGCGGCCCGGTGTACACCGGCCACTGCCAGAACTTCACCGTCTCGGTTGTCAGGTTGCTCAGGGCAAACACCGTGATCACGACGAGCCACAGCAGCAACCAGAACATCGTCCCGCCCATGGCTGGTCCCCTACCTCCGACGGCGGCCGCCCCGGCGGCGCCTTCCGGTGACAGGCTGGGGGCGACCGGCCCCCGCTCCGAGCGCGGCGGGGGTGGACTCCTCGTGGTCGTCGGCGGCCGTCGTGGGCGTGGCGCGCTCCGGCGCTCGGTCGTCGGCGCGCGCGGCCTTGGCCTCGGCGCCGCCGGGACGGCGGCGCCGGTCCGACCAGTTGTGCCAGTCTACGAGGATCGGGCTGGCGTTGAAGATCGAGGAGTACCCGCCCGTGATAATGCTCACGACCAGGCCAAAGGCGACATCGCGAATGGTCTCACCGCCAAACACGTACACGGCGCCGATCGCCAGCACCGCGGTCATCGCCGT includes the following:
- a CDS encoding LapA family protein, encoding MGGTMFWLLLWLVVITVFALSNLTTETVKFWQWPVYTGPLGMIIVGAGVLGALLTYVGSLAHHTHQMRQIRALRESVRAHEAREVPPSLGGGASVTPMTGSPAGEPRRP